In the Aristaeella hokkaidonensis genome, ACGCCAACTGCGGCCGGGTGCTCTGTGCCCTCGGCTATGCCGGTCCGGCCTTTGATCCGGCAAACATCGTCATCACCATGACAGGCAAATCCGGTTCCGTCTGCTTCTATAAGGACGGCTGCGTACAGCTCTTTGATGAAGAAAAGGCCCTGGCCATCCTCTCAGAGCACGATGTGCACTTTGACTGCGATATGAACATGGGTAATGAGGAAGCCACAGCCTGGGGCTGTGATCTCACCTATGACTACGTCAAAATCAACGGCGATTATCGGACCTGACACGTTGTTTCATTCAACAGGTCTGAAAAGTAACTCAATTATGAATTATGAATTGTGAATTATGAATTTTGATTCCAATCAGTGAAGATCATAAGGAGTGCTATGATGAATACCAACCTCACTAACATGGAGCGTGCGGAAGTCCTGACCGCCGCCCTGCCTTACATCCGCCGTTACGCCGGTAAAGTGGTCGTCGTAAAATACGGCGGCAACGCCATGATCAACGACCAGTTGAAGCAGCAGGTCATGGAGGACATCGTCCTGCTGTGGCTTATCGGCGTACGCATTGTGCTGGTTCATGGCGGTGGACCGGAGATCAACGATCTCATGGACAGGCTCGGCAAAAAGCCGGAGTTTGTGGACGGTCTGCGGGTGACAGATAAAGAAACCATGGACATCGTCCAGATGGTTCTTGCCGGCAAGATCAACAAAACGCTGGTCAACCTGCTGGAAATGAAGGGTGGAAAAGCCGTCGGTCTTTCAGGCATGGATGGACGCCTGCTGCAGTGCAGTATGAAGGACGAACGCCTGGGCTATGTGGGTGAAATCCAGAAAGTGCATATCCAGCCAGTTACCGACCTGCTGGACCGGGGATATATCCCGGTAGTCTCCACCGTCGGTTGCGACAAGAGCGGCAATGCCTACAATATCAACGGTGATACCGCCGCAGCCTATATTGCCGGTGCGCTGGGTGCCGAGCGTCTGATCATGATGACGGACATCGCCGGCGTGCTGAAGGACAAGAATGATCCTTCCACCCTGATTCCCCAGATCACCCTGCCTGAGCTGCCCTCCCTGTATGACAGCGGCATTATCTCCGGCGGCATGATCCCGAAGGTGGAATGCTGTGCGAAAGCCCTTTCCCGTGGCGTTCGCAACGTGGTTATCATGGACGGCCGCGTCCCTCACTCCATCCTGATGGAGCTCCTCACCGACGAAGGTGCCGGCACCATGGTCTCCAAAGGAGAAGAAGCTGATGACAGGCAAAAGGGCTGGGAGTGAGCGTCAAAATATCAAATCCGCAGGATGAAGATATTTTGGTAACGCCACCCACAGCTACAGGAGCCCGCGATTGACGAGCCGTAGGCAAAGACAGAGCGGCCGCGACGATCGCTGGGAGTGAGCGTCAAAATATCAAATCCGCAGGATGAAGATATTTTGGTAACGCCACCCACAGCTACAGGAGCCCGCGATTGACGAGCCGTAGGCAAAGACAGAGCGGCCGCGACGATCGCTGGGAGTGAGCGTCAAAATATCAAATCCGCAGGATGAAGATATTTTGTCCACCATTAATTCTGAATTCTTAATTCTGATAATTATCCGGAGGTTCCTATGAACACCATCGAACTGGACAACCAATACGTCGCCTCCACCTATAAGCGGTTCCCCATTGAGATTGTCAGCGGCAAAGGCTCCCTGGTAAAGGATGTCAACGGTAAGGAATATATCGACATGGGTTCCGGCATTGCCGTCACCTCTTTCGGTGTGGCGGATGATGAGTGGATCGCGGCTGTGGAGAAGCAGATCCACAGCGTTCAGCATATGTCGAACCTGTTCTACACTGCCCCCTGCGCCAACCTGGCCAAGGCCCTGTGTGACAAGACCGGCATGTCCAAAGTCTTTTTCTCCAACTCCGGAGCAGAAGCTAACGAATGTGCCATCAAAGTTGCCCGGAAATGGGCAGCGGAACATAAGGGACCTGCCTGTTCCACCATCGTGACGCTGGAGCAGAGCTTCCACGGCCGTACGCTGACCACCCTGGCCGCCACCGGTCAGGATCATTTCCATGAGCTCTTCCAGCCCCTGACTCCCGGTTTCGCTTCTTTCCCCGCCGGAGATATGGACGCGTTGAAAAAGCTATGCGCCAATGGTACTGTCGCCGCGGTTCTCATCGAGATGGTACAGGGTGAAGGCGGCGTCATCGCCCTGGATCCGGCCTTCGTGAAAGAACTGGCTGCTTTCCTGAAGGAGCAGGACATCCTGCTCATGGTGGACGAGGTGCAGACCGGCAACGGCCGCACCGGCACCATGTATGCCTATATGCAGTACGGTCTGCAGCCTGATGTGGTCTCCACCGCCAAGGGTCTGGCCGGCGGCCTGCCCATGGGGGCCACGCTGATGAGCGGGAAAGTGAAAGACGTCCTTTCCTACGGTGATCACGGATCCACCTTCGGCGGCAATCCGATCGCCGCGGCTGCGGCGCTCTCCATCGTGGAACGGCTGACAGACGACTTCCTGGCTGATGTTACCCGCAAAAGCCAGCTGATCCGCAGTCTGCTGGAAGGGGCTCCCGGAATTGAAAGCATCTCCGGCCTGGGCCTGATGATCGGTCTGAAGACCACCAAACCCGCCGCGGAAGTGCTGGCCGCCTGCAGGGAAAACGGTGTCCTCTGTCTCACCGCGAAGGACAAGGTCCGTCTTCTCCCCGCCCTCAACATCCCGGACGAACTTCTGATCAAAGCTGCAGACGTCATTAAAGCCGCTTGCAAATAACCGTTTACCTCCTACTTCCTACCTCCTCTCTCCTACCTCGTTATCACCTCCTACTTTATACCTAAGGAGTTTAAACTATGGCTTATCTTGTGCTTGCTAACGGAACCGTCTTTGAAGGCCGTCGTATCGGCGCGCCCCTCAACCGGATCGGCGAACTGGTCTTCACCACCGGTATGGAAGGCTATCTGGAAACCCTGACGGACCCCAGCTATTACGGTCAGATCGTCACCCAAACTTTCCCGCTGATCGGCAACTATGGTGTCATTGAGGAAGACTTTGAAGGGCACAGCGAACTGTTCGGCTATATCGTCCGGGAGCTGTGCGACACACCTTCCAACTTCCGCTCTGCCTATCCGCTGAATGAATACCTGGTCGCCAAGGGCATCCCCGGCTTGTGCGGTGTGGACACCCGTGAGATCGTCCGTATCACCCGGGAAGAGGGCGTCATGAACGCCATGATCTGCGATGAAATCCCATCCGATCTCAGCGAGATCAAGGCGTTCACAGTAAAAGATGCCGTAGACTCTGTCACGGAAGCCGTAAAGGAAACCTTCCCTGCTGAAGGCAAGGAAGTCTGCCGCGTTGCCCTGATCGATTACGGTGCCAAGCACAATATCATCCGCAGCCTGCAGAAGCGTGGCTGTTCTGTCACGGTGTGGCCCGCCCGCACCACTGCGGAAGCCATCCTGGCTTCCGATCCGGACGGCATCATGCTGTCCAACGGTCCCGGGGATCCGAAAGAAAACACCTTCTGCATCGGCGAGCTCAAAAAGCTGATCGGGAAACTGCCGGTCTTCGGCATCTGCCTCGGTCACCAGCTGACTGCCCTCGCCCTGGGCGGAGATACCATCAAGCTGAAATACGGTCACCGCGGCGGCAACCAGCCCGTTCGGGATCTGGCTGCCGGCCGTACCTATATCACTTCCCAGAACCACGGCTACGCGGTCGTGGCGGATTCCCTGAAGGGAATCGGTACAGAATCCTTCCGGAACGCCAATGACGGCAGCTGCGAGGGTATGGATTATCCGGATCTGAAATGCTTCACCGTTCAGTTCCATCCCGAAGCCGCTTCCGGACCCCGGGATACCGCGGTTCTGTTTGACCGGTTTGTTGCAAATATGACGAATGGAGGAAAAACCAATGCCTAAGGACAGTTCAATCAAAAAGGTTCTGGTCATCGGTTCCGGCCCCATCGTCATCGGCCAGGCTGCTGAATTTGACTACGCTGGTGCTCAGGCCTGCCGCGTGCTGAAAGCGGAAGGCATCAACGTGGTGTTGGTCAACTCCAACCCCGCCACCATCATGACCGACCAGCATCTGGCGGATGAAATCTACCTGGAGCCGCTGAACGCGGCCACCGTCCGCCGGGTCATCGAAAAGGAACGTCCGGACGGACTGATCGCCGGCCTCGGCGGCCAGACCGGCCTGACCCTGGCCATGCAGCTGAGCCGCGACGGCACACTGGAAGAGTTCGGTGTCCGTCTGCTGGGTTCTCCCATTGAAGCCATCGAGCGGGCGGAAGACCGCGAGCGTTTCCGTGAAACCATGCTGAAGGCCGGCCAGCCATGCGTACCCTCCGGCATTGCGGAAAACATGGAGGACGCCCTGAAATGGGCTAATGAAATCGGCTATCCCGTCATTGTCCGTCCCGCCTATACCCTGGGCGGCAGCGGCGGCGGTATTGCTGCCAATGAAGAGGAAATGCGTGTCATCGCCCGTGCGGGTCTCGACGCTTCCCCCATTACCCAGATTCTGGTGGAGAAGTGCATCTCCGGCTGGAAGGAAATTGAGTTTGAAACCATGCGGGACGCCCAGGGCAACGTCATCGCCGTCTGCTCCATGGAAAACGTGGACCCCGTAGGTATTCATACCGGTGACAGCGTGGTTGTGGCGCCTGCCCTGACCCTGTCCGACAAGGAGTACCAGATGCTCCGTACCGCGTCGCTGGATATCATCAGCGCCATCGGCATCGTCGGCGGCTGCAACTGCCAGTTCGCCCTGAATCCCGATTCCTTCGAATACGCGGTCATCGAGGTCAATCCCCGTGTCAGCCGCTCCTCCGCTCTGGCCAGCAAAGCCACCGGTTATCCGATCGCCAAGATCACAACCCGTCTGGCCCTGGGTTATTCCCTGGACGAGATCGCCAACGATATTACCGGCAAAACCTGCGCCTGCTTCGAGCCCACCGTCGACTATGTGGTCGTCAAGTTCCCGAAGTGGCCCTTTGATAAGTTCTATGGTTCTTCCCGCCGTCTGGGCACCCAGATGAAGGCCACCGGCGAAGTCATGGCCATCGGCCAGCGCTTCGAGGAAGCCCTGATGAAGGCTGTCCGCGGTGCGGAAATCTCCCTGGATACGCTGAACGCGCTTCCCCTGACGGACGAACCCATCC is a window encoding:
- a CDS encoding carbamoyl phosphate synthase small subunit, producing MAYLVLANGTVFEGRRIGAPLNRIGELVFTTGMEGYLETLTDPSYYGQIVTQTFPLIGNYGVIEEDFEGHSELFGYIVRELCDTPSNFRSAYPLNEYLVAKGIPGLCGVDTREIVRITREEGVMNAMICDEIPSDLSEIKAFTVKDAVDSVTEAVKETFPAEGKEVCRVALIDYGAKHNIIRSLQKRGCSVTVWPARTTAEAILASDPDGIMLSNGPGDPKENTFCIGELKKLIGKLPVFGICLGHQLTALALGGDTIKLKYGHRGGNQPVRDLAAGRTYITSQNHGYAVVADSLKGIGTESFRNANDGSCEGMDYPDLKCFTVQFHPEAASGPRDTAVLFDRFVANMTNGGKTNA
- a CDS encoding acetylornithine transaminase, producing MNTIELDNQYVASTYKRFPIEIVSGKGSLVKDVNGKEYIDMGSGIAVTSFGVADDEWIAAVEKQIHSVQHMSNLFYTAPCANLAKALCDKTGMSKVFFSNSGAEANECAIKVARKWAAEHKGPACSTIVTLEQSFHGRTLTTLAATGQDHFHELFQPLTPGFASFPAGDMDALKKLCANGTVAAVLIEMVQGEGGVIALDPAFVKELAAFLKEQDILLMVDEVQTGNGRTGTMYAYMQYGLQPDVVSTAKGLAGGLPMGATLMSGKVKDVLSYGDHGSTFGGNPIAAAAALSIVERLTDDFLADVTRKSQLIRSLLEGAPGIESISGLGLMIGLKTTKPAAEVLAACRENGVLCLTAKDKVRLLPALNIPDELLIKAADVIKAACK
- the argB gene encoding acetylglutamate kinase, which produces MMNTNLTNMERAEVLTAALPYIRRYAGKVVVVKYGGNAMINDQLKQQVMEDIVLLWLIGVRIVLVHGGGPEINDLMDRLGKKPEFVDGLRVTDKETMDIVQMVLAGKINKTLVNLLEMKGGKAVGLSGMDGRLLQCSMKDERLGYVGEIQKVHIQPVTDLLDRGYIPVVSTVGCDKSGNAYNINGDTAAAYIAGALGAERLIMMTDIAGVLKDKNDPSTLIPQITLPELPSLYDSGIISGGMIPKVECCAKALSRGVRNVVIMDGRVPHSILMELLTDEGAGTMVSKGEEADDRQKGWE